In the Peptostreptococcaceae bacterium genome, one interval contains:
- a CDS encoding prolipoprotein diacylglyceryl transferase: MDPIAFEIFGMGIRWYGILISIGLVLGVVIAMRESIREGLDENMVLDFVIFAVPVAVLCARTYYVLFNLSYYDGDIMKMINIRQGGLAIHGAVIGGVITAIVYTRYKKIKFWKLADICAPGLILGQAIGRWGNFINQEAYGRPTALPWAIHINGIGVHPTFLYESLWNLMIFIFLMAIRKKKKFDGQMFALYMMLYSFGRFFIEGLRTDSLMIGDFRVAQLLSLALIVAGIGIYYSKSKKHN, from the coding sequence ATGGATCCTATAGCATTTGAAATTTTTGGAATGGGTATTAGATGGTATGGAATACTTATAAGCATAGGGCTGGTGCTGGGCGTAGTCATTGCCATGAGAGAGTCGATTAGGGAGGGCCTTGATGAAAATATGGTTCTCGATTTTGTGATTTTTGCAGTACCTGTTGCTGTACTGTGCGCTAGGACGTATTATGTTCTGTTCAACCTTTCATACTATGATGGGGACATTATGAAAATGATAAACATCAGACAAGGTGGGCTGGCCATTCACGGAGCTGTAATAGGCGGAGTGATAACGGCTATTGTTTATACGAGATACAAAAAGATAAAATTTTGGAAATTGGCTGACATATGCGCGCCCGGTCTTATTCTAGGACAAGCCATTGGAAGATGGGGCAATTTCATAAACCAAGAGGCTTACGGAAGACCAACTGCCCTGCCATGGGCTATTCATATTAATGGGATTGGTGTACATCCTACATTTCTGTATGAATCATTGTGGAATTTGATGATTTTTATATTCTTGATGGCAATAAGGAAAAAGAAAAAATTCGACGGTCAGATGTTTGCATTGTATATGATGCTGTATTCTTTTGGCAGATTTTTCATAGAAGGACTTAGAACGGATAGCTTGATGATTGGAGACTTTCGCGTAGCACAGCTTTTAAGCCTAGCTTTGATTGTTGCAGGAATAGGCATTTATTATAGTAAAAGCAAAAAACATAATTGA
- a CDS encoding insulinase family protein, with protein sequence MKKIETIKIPHLEETVYKYKTEEGLEIHVMEKKGFSKKYAFFGTRYGSIDNSFIADGEYQDMPQGIAHFLEHKVFEEEEGDIFEVFSKTGASANAFTSHDSTNYLFSCTDRFYENLETLIGFVQTLNIDQDSVEKEKGIIKQEIMMYEDNPEWQAYINTLKLLYSKHPIHIDIAGTVESIKSIDKEKLLKCYSTFYSPRNMIVFLIGDIDRFKAIDVIESTLTEDFKSRNCKIERVIAEDRDKIVKEMHREMFSVASPIFYMGIKCNQESEIESDILKKEIFIDIFLTNMLGKGSKLYTELYEDGMIGKNFGYDYNYGPAYGHIIIGGESEKPQEAYRLLKEALIESLSKEIREEDFDRIKRKLKGESLIYLNSLEYIANAYVSTYHKGVGFFNYFRELEKFEYETYLKMQKNYSIEGKTVLSVVYPRDGEVS encoded by the coding sequence TTGAAAAAAATTGAAACAATAAAAATACCGCATTTGGAAGAAACGGTATATAAATATAAAACAGAAGAAGGTTTAGAAATACATGTGATGGAAAAAAAAGGGTTTTCTAAAAAATACGCTTTTTTTGGCACACGATATGGATCTATAGACAACAGCTTCATAGCGGACGGTGAGTATCAAGATATGCCACAGGGTATAGCTCATTTTTTGGAGCATAAAGTATTTGAAGAGGAAGAAGGAGATATTTTCGAGGTTTTTTCGAAAACCGGGGCAAGTGCAAACGCCTTTACAAGCCATGATTCAACCAATTATCTGTTTAGTTGTACTGACAGATTTTATGAAAACTTGGAGACGCTAATAGGTTTTGTACAAACACTAAATATTGACCAAGACAGTGTTGAAAAAGAAAAAGGTATCATTAAGCAGGAAATAATGATGTATGAAGACAATCCGGAATGGCAGGCCTATATAAATACGCTTAAGCTCCTGTATTCGAAGCATCCAATCCATATCGATATTGCCGGAACTGTAGAAAGCATAAAAAGCATAGACAAGGAAAAGTTGCTTAAATGCTACAGTACATTCTACAGTCCGCGCAATATGATTGTATTTTTAATTGGAGATATAGACCGTTTTAAGGCCATAGATGTTATTGAAAGCACTCTTACCGAAGATTTCAAAAGCAGGAATTGCAAAATAGAAAGGGTAATCGCTGAGGACAGGGATAAGATTGTCAAGGAAATGCATAGGGAGATGTTTTCTGTTGCCAGCCCAATTTTTTACATGGGAATAAAATGTAATCAGGAGTCAGAAATAGAATCGGACATATTGAAAAAAGAAATTTTCATAGATATATTTCTAACCAATATGCTTGGGAAGGGTTCGAAGCTTTATACGGAGCTTTACGAAGACGGGATGATAGGAAAGAATTTTGGGTATGATTATAATTATGGTCCGGCCTACGGACACATAATAATTGGCGGCGAGAGCGAAAAACCGCAAGAAGCGTATAGGCTTCTGAAAGAAGCATTAATAGAATCATTATCCAAAGAGATACGGGAGGAAGACTTTGATAGAATAAAAAGAAAACTGAAGGGTGAATCGTTGATATATCTCAACTCATTGGAATATATTGCAAATGCCTATGTTTCGACATACCATAAGGGAGTAGGCTTTTTCAACTATTTTAGAGAGCTTGAGAAATTTGAATATGAAACATATCTGAAAATGCAGAAGAATTACAGTATCGAAGGGAAGACAGTGCTTAGCGTCGTCTACCCAAGAGACGGGGAGGTTTCGTGA